A stretch of the Desulforamulus ferrireducens genome encodes the following:
- a CDS encoding M23 family metallopeptidase, with protein sequence MWPFENSLRNQLRNQDMLKKYRDWLRKWLYRGNKLNASAVILAVLAVALVSALSVYTWNNSQINQAAITNHQTNQVTEKEPAAPAEKPSASQATTATQETTAPATVNPEQMVKPVMGHVLTSVGMTFSEVFEDYRYNTGVALAAKPGSEVRLALPGTVTLISTGENNTQTVSINHGNGWESSYSGLEQVRVKAGDKLAQNTILGTLGEYSRVNGILENHLYFKITKNGEPVDPNIYWK encoded by the coding sequence ATGTGGCCCTTTGAAAACTCGCTACGTAACCAACTGCGCAACCAAGATATGCTCAAAAAATATCGTGATTGGCTCAGGAAGTGGCTGTACCGGGGCAATAAACTTAACGCCTCGGCAGTAATCCTGGCAGTACTGGCCGTTGCCCTGGTTTCAGCCCTCAGCGTTTACACCTGGAACAACAGCCAAATTAATCAAGCCGCTATTACTAATCATCAAACCAATCAAGTGACTGAAAAAGAACCGGCAGCACCGGCAGAAAAACCATCTGCCAGCCAGGCAACCACAGCAACCCAGGAAACAACCGCCCCGGCAACTGTTAACCCGGAGCAAATGGTCAAACCTGTGATGGGACATGTTCTAACCTCTGTGGGGATGACCTTCTCCGAGGTATTTGAGGACTACCGCTATAACACCGGTGTAGCTCTGGCTGCCAAGCCAGGCAGCGAAGTTAGACTGGCACTGCCAGGCACAGTTACACTCATCTCCACCGGAGAAAACAATACCCAAACCGTCAGCATTAATCACGGCAACGGTTGGGAATCCTCCTATAGTGGACTGGAGCAAGTTAGAGTGAAAGCGGGCGATAAGCTGGCCCAAAACACCATCCTGGGTACCCTGGGCGAATACAGTCGGGTTAACGGTATCCTGGAAAACCATCTCTATTTTAAAATCACCAAAAACGGTGAGCCGGTAGACCCCAATATTTACTGGAAATAA
- the spoIIID gene encoding sporulation transcriptional regulator SpoIIID, translated as MQDYIQKRVLDICAYILETKATVRKAAQVFQVSKSTVHKDMTERLPSLNKHLAQEVKAILDENKAERHLRGGEATRKKYKEIV; from the coding sequence ATGCAGGACTACATCCAAAAACGGGTGCTGGACATATGTGCGTATATATTGGAAACCAAGGCTACAGTCCGCAAAGCAGCCCAAGTCTTCCAAGTAAGTAAAAGCACAGTCCACAAAGACATGACAGAAAGGCTCCCGTCCCTTAATAAACACCTGGCCCAGGAGGTCAAAGCTATCCTAGACGAAAACAAAGCCGAACGCCATCTGAGAGGCGGCGAAGCTACCAGAAAGAAATATAAAGAAATAGTTTAA
- a CDS encoding stalk domain-containing protein yields MGAPAFAVTKNTLNAVPTVGTDFKGLISTLTIAEDSEAKNDFEAGKSFIVTLPDNVKFAVYRDGDWQSVSDAGVTEATQDAGKGKPFVTGSDDGLVGSATFSSDRSLVVTFGDGADNTEKKQIVTINIYGIVDGAIGDIKVNIDPLDSGVTGGDVLIGRSASGNAVATVLNVENIGESNAEKAGVIRITETTPGALEAGDELKFKLPDGFKWVEPGNSGTTISYVNFKAEDFEEPAIKQDGRQLVLKLKPGFKGTTMRGIIEIKPVINVSSNAKVGDVEVDFSGDNVESANLLIAKYADYGVVITAKDTKEVLAGTSEQEIGKLVVEETVPGSFVNKRKMTIELPEWAKFAADPELTFVSGTKPYSASVMTVVSDDRHKAELSFTGVTSSKAKFEVKLKKVNLQVDKTGDIPVKVYGSAIGEEKEVIVGTAVAPVEVTSATKDVKLGLNNQEAGEIVIKETVKGAIQEKPTNYKGDDVKGEMVIEIDTWGVRFAKTPKVEVVEGNLEIENISDDDKYVSFKIKSESTKPSTIKISDIAYTVDRTVPVGPIVVKVKGVAVATTNEGSSASDSTKGFDAGTIAKVSNAVVVNPAPAAGSASFAIGSTIYTVDGVAKVMDAAPYIKDDRTYVPVRYLALALGVEENNITFENGVVTLKKGDTTVTLTIGDKTLDNNGTAVAMDVAPEVNNGRTMLPARFVAEAFGANVGYANGQVVISR; encoded by the coding sequence ATGGGAGCTCCCGCGTTTGCGGTAACTAAGAACACACTGAATGCTGTTCCCACTGTTGGTACCGATTTTAAAGGTTTGATTTCTACTTTGACCATTGCTGAAGACAGTGAAGCTAAAAACGATTTTGAAGCTGGTAAATCCTTTATCGTAACTCTGCCCGATAATGTTAAGTTTGCAGTTTACCGTGATGGCGATTGGCAAAGCGTATCTGATGCTGGCGTAACTGAAGCTACTCAAGACGCTGGTAAAGGTAAGCCTTTTGTGACTGGTTCCGATGATGGTTTAGTAGGTAGTGCTACTTTCTCCAGTGACAGAAGTTTAGTTGTAACTTTTGGTGATGGTGCTGACAATACTGAAAAAAAGCAAATCGTAACCATTAACATCTATGGTATCGTTGACGGTGCCATTGGCGACATCAAAGTAAACATTGATCCCCTAGACTCCGGTGTAACCGGTGGTGACGTTCTGATTGGTCGTTCTGCTAGCGGCAACGCTGTAGCTACCGTCCTAAACGTTGAAAACATTGGTGAATCCAATGCTGAAAAGGCTGGCGTTATCCGTATAACCGAAACCACCCCTGGCGCTCTGGAAGCTGGCGATGAGTTGAAGTTTAAGCTTCCCGATGGTTTCAAATGGGTTGAACCTGGTAACTCCGGAACTACCATTAGTTATGTTAACTTTAAAGCTGAAGACTTTGAAGAACCCGCCATCAAACAAGATGGACGTCAATTAGTTCTGAAACTGAAGCCTGGATTTAAAGGTACCACTATGAGAGGTATCATTGAAATCAAACCTGTAATTAATGTATCTTCCAACGCTAAAGTTGGCGACGTAGAAGTTGACTTCAGCGGTGACAATGTTGAATCTGCTAATCTGTTAATTGCTAAGTACGCTGACTATGGTGTAGTTATAACCGCTAAGGACACCAAAGAAGTATTAGCTGGTACTTCCGAGCAAGAAATCGGTAAACTGGTTGTAGAAGAAACCGTTCCCGGTTCTTTCGTTAACAAGCGTAAAATGACCATCGAACTGCCTGAGTGGGCTAAGTTCGCTGCTGATCCTGAACTGACCTTTGTCTCTGGTACCAAGCCATACAGTGCTTCTGTCATGACTGTTGTTTCTGACGACAGACATAAGGCTGAACTGAGCTTTACTGGAGTTACCAGTTCCAAAGCTAAATTTGAAGTTAAACTGAAGAAAGTTAACCTGCAAGTTGACAAAACCGGTGATATTCCTGTAAAAGTATACGGTTCTGCTATTGGTGAAGAGAAAGAAGTAATAGTTGGTACAGCGGTAGCTCCTGTGGAAGTAACTTCTGCTACCAAAGACGTTAAACTTGGTCTGAACAACCAAGAAGCTGGTGAAATCGTTATTAAAGAAACCGTTAAAGGTGCTATTCAAGAAAAGCCCACCAACTATAAAGGTGATGATGTAAAAGGTGAAATGGTTATCGAAATTGATACCTGGGGCGTAAGATTTGCTAAGACTCCTAAGGTAGAAGTTGTTGAAGGTAACCTGGAAATCGAAAACATCAGCGATGATGACAAATATGTTTCCTTCAAGATTAAGAGTGAAAGCACCAAGCCTAGCACCATCAAGATCTCCGATATCGCTTACACTGTAGACCGTACTGTTCCTGTTGGTCCTATCGTAGTTAAAGTTAAAGGTGTAGCTGTAGCAACCACCAACGAAGGTTCTTCCGCTTCTGATAGCACCAAAGGTTTTGATGCTGGCACCATTGCTAAGGTAAGCAATGCTGTAGTAGTAAACCCAGCTCCTGCTGCTGGCTCTGCTAGCTTTGCTATCGGTTCCACCATTTACACTGTTGACGGTGTAGCAAAGGTTATGGATGCTGCTCCTTACATCAAAGATGACCGTACCTACGTACCTGTACGTTACTTAGCTCTGGCTCTGGGTGTAGAAGAAAACAACATTACCTTTGAAAACGGTGTAGTAACTCTGAAGAAGGGTGACACAACTGTTACTCTAACCATTGGTGACAAGACTCTAGATAACAACGGTACTGCAGTTGCTATGGATGTAGCTCCTGAAGTTAACAACGGTCGCACCATGTTACCTGCTCGCTTCGTAGCTGAAGCTTTCGGAGCTAACGTAGGTTATGCTAATGGTCAGGTTGTTATCTCTCGTTAA
- a CDS encoding rod shape-determining protein, with the protein MFGLTTDIGIDLGTASILVYVKGKGIVLNEPSVVAINKDTGRIIAVGEEARRMLGRTPGNIVATRPLREGVIADYDVTEKMLKYFINKANGKRWFFRPRVMVCIPSGVTGVEERAVRQAAIQAGARAAHLIEEPLAAALGAGIDISEPSGSMVVDIGGGTSDVAVLSLGGIVCSRSIRVGGDKFDEAIVRYIRKEFSLMIGERTGEEIKVEIATAFPQKTPERVTQIRGRDLVTGLPKAVTVSSHQIYQAIEEPLEAVVGAVKEVLEMTPPELAADIVNKGIVMTGGGALLHGLDTLISEETGLPVYIADDAISCVATGTGKALAMMNVLPKQKSSKLFKKVVG; encoded by the coding sequence ATGTTCGGACTTACCACAGACATTGGCATAGATCTCGGCACCGCCAGCATCCTGGTTTACGTCAAAGGAAAAGGCATTGTCCTCAATGAACCCTCAGTGGTAGCCATAAACAAAGACACCGGCCGCATCATTGCCGTGGGCGAAGAAGCCCGCCGAATGCTGGGCCGCACACCCGGCAACATTGTAGCCACCCGCCCCTTAAGGGAGGGCGTCATTGCCGACTACGATGTGACCGAAAAAATGCTCAAATACTTCATTAATAAAGCCAACGGTAAACGCTGGTTCTTCCGCCCCAGGGTGATGGTCTGCATTCCCTCCGGTGTTACCGGCGTGGAAGAACGGGCCGTCCGTCAAGCCGCCATTCAGGCCGGTGCCCGGGCCGCCCACCTTATCGAAGAACCCCTGGCCGCCGCCTTGGGAGCAGGCATCGACATTTCCGAACCCAGTGGCTCCATGGTAGTGGATATCGGCGGAGGTACCTCCGATGTGGCTGTTCTCTCCCTGGGCGGTATTGTCTGCAGCCGTTCCATCCGTGTGGGCGGTGATAAATTCGATGAAGCCATCGTACGTTATATAAGGAAAGAATTCAGTCTTATGATCGGCGAACGCACCGGCGAAGAAATCAAGGTAGAAATCGCCACCGCCTTCCCGCAAAAAACGCCCGAAAGAGTTACCCAAATCCGCGGCCGCGACCTGGTAACCGGCCTACCCAAGGCAGTTACCGTCAGCAGCCACCAAATCTACCAAGCCATCGAAGAACCCCTGGAAGCAGTAGTCGGTGCCGTAAAGGAGGTTTTGGAAATGACTCCACCGGAACTGGCCGCAGATATAGTCAACAAAGGCATCGTTATGACCGGTGGCGGAGCTTTACTGCACGGCTTAGACACCCTCATCTCCGAAGAAACCGGCCTGCCGGTGTATATTGCCGATGACGCCATCTCCTGCGTAGCCACTGGCACCGGCAAAGCTTTGGCCATGATGAATGTGCTGCCGAAGCAGAAGAGTAGTAAGTTGTTTAAGAAGGTAGTGGGATAA
- a CDS encoding stalk domain-containing protein — protein sequence MKKILLPLSLSMLLLLGSTPAWSEQPIQVIVDKKMEKLPYPILMERGTTLIPIRFFSEKLNAQVEYFADINAVYIKKGDKTVQVNARTSEAYIDGKGYSLNGMVKTFNDRIYVPLRFLGEVLGTEIQWNSDTRQIIINTETSQEATVPQKDPRVIWEKELTSPISAKPLATPNGMIYVPNGHNLTALDEEGNTVWSQDLGKYNDKERYGQKIGTPVQDKNNLYFATSDFREGDKYIRTLYSIKLNGQINWSLDSQSRYEGEYSSTPVIPAFSAKDNLIYFRTKEGVTSYIPDPIMRHNFKSDYEVPLDPIIVDRNEVNDDIIVVDRDVQGRIYLLNKELQEEWSYPITLGKATGVVYDSSSRRLFVALEETSYSKGAGILCLDLWDRTWKYQKSFGDSEIIKMQPVKGELYVSTGTNFYKIDLNGNIKTYRPEFAGIKDFYIDSEGKMLALFANGTLRKYDDETMIFEAKVPNAKGFTVAPSGIALVISDNIISALKTQ from the coding sequence ATGAAAAAAATCTTGCTCCCTTTATCACTTTCGATGCTGTTGCTGCTGGGGTCAACTCCTGCCTGGAGTGAGCAACCCATTCAAGTGATTGTTGATAAAAAAATGGAAAAACTACCCTACCCAATATTGATGGAGCGGGGAACCACTTTAATACCGATTCGCTTTTTTTCTGAAAAATTGAACGCTCAGGTAGAATACTTTGCTGATATTAATGCGGTATACATCAAGAAGGGTGATAAAACCGTCCAAGTCAACGCAAGAACCAGTGAGGCCTATATTGATGGCAAGGGTTATAGTTTAAACGGGATGGTTAAAACTTTCAATGACAGAATTTACGTGCCCTTACGCTTTTTGGGGGAAGTTTTAGGTACCGAAATACAATGGAACAGCGATACCCGACAGATCATAATTAACACAGAGACTTCTCAAGAGGCAACCGTTCCCCAAAAAGATCCCCGAGTGATATGGGAAAAAGAATTGACAAGTCCGATATCAGCAAAACCTTTAGCTACCCCTAATGGCATGATTTATGTACCAAATGGGCACAATCTAACAGCCTTGGACGAAGAGGGGAACACGGTTTGGTCACAAGACTTAGGGAAGTACAACGACAAAGAACGCTATGGGCAAAAAATTGGGACTCCGGTTCAAGACAAAAACAACCTCTATTTTGCCACCTCGGATTTTCGTGAAGGTGACAAGTATATTCGTACCCTCTATAGCATCAAATTAAACGGTCAAATAAACTGGAGCCTAGACTCCCAAAGCAGATATGAGGGTGAATATTCAAGCACTCCAGTGATACCAGCCTTTTCAGCAAAAGATAATCTCATCTATTTTAGGACAAAAGAAGGAGTAACATCATACATTCCAGATCCAATTATGCGTCATAATTTTAAATCAGACTACGAAGTGCCTTTGGATCCCATTATTGTTGATAGAAACGAAGTAAATGATGATATTATTGTTGTCGACCGAGATGTTCAGGGTAGGATTTACTTGCTAAACAAAGAGTTACAGGAGGAATGGTCCTATCCAATCACCCTTGGAAAAGCAACAGGTGTGGTGTACGACAGCTCAAGCCGCCGATTGTTTGTTGCATTAGAGGAAACCTCTTACAGTAAAGGGGCGGGCATTCTCTGTTTGGATCTGTGGGATCGCACCTGGAAATACCAAAAATCCTTTGGCGACAGCGAGATTATTAAGATGCAACCTGTTAAGGGTGAGCTTTATGTGTCTACAGGAACCAACTTTTATAAAATAGACCTTAACGGTAATATAAAAACCTATCGCCCTGAGTTTGCAGGCATTAAGGATTTTTATATAGACAGTGAGGGTAAAATGTTAGCTCTGTTTGCCAACGGTACTTTGCGAAAATATGATGATGAAACAATGATTTTTGAGGCAAAGGTGCCAAATGCCAAGGGATTTACTGTTGCACCATCTGGGATAGCTTTGGTGATTTCAGACAATATAATTTCTGCACTAAAAACTCAGTAA